The proteins below are encoded in one region of Dioscorea cayenensis subsp. rotundata cultivar TDr96_F1 chromosome 18, TDr96_F1_v2_PseudoChromosome.rev07_lg8_w22 25.fasta, whole genome shotgun sequence:
- the LOC120281834 gene encoding mannose-specific lectin CEA-like, with amino-acid sequence MASMAILILSLCATLGILAPACKATEFVLYSNPDTVLVPGKNFSYDLTPIGLPYGPADLVMRKDCNLVNHYKGEFAWASNTSGAADYCYLTVSNYGAAVIKGNYHYPVWTSPITSNISGDYVLILQWNGGLAPYGPSIWSSTNKAEFGSIEIKNETKDYVVYSYSVLPIGPIATYKDFHLVLEDSCNLVLRRTDSGKVLWQTNKYSDCHDCFVELDGNGELFVKHRRREILWRSNSRSTPGLYVFVLRYDARLVIYGSQIWTTKPFW; translated from the exons atgGCATCAATGGCCATCCTCATCCTTTCCTTGTGTGCCACCCTTGGGATCCTTGCACCAGCATGCAAGGCCACTGAATTCGTTCTCTACTCAAACCCTGACACTGTCCTCGTCCCGGGCAAAAACTTCTCATATGACTTGACCCCCATCGGCCTCCCTTACGGTCCAGCGGATCTGGTCATGCGGAAGGACTGCAACCTGGTGAACCACTACAAAGGTGAATTTGCCTGGGCTAGCAACACAAGCGGAGCTGCAGACTACTGCTACCTCACGGTCAGCAACTACGGCGCTGCGGTCATCAAGGGCAACTACCACTACCCAGTCTGGACCAGCCCCATCACCAGCAACATCTCCGGTGACTACGTTCTAATCCTTCAGTGGAACGGCG GGCTCGCCCCCTACGGCCCCAGCATCTGGTCCAGCACTAACAAAGCAGAGTTCGGCAGCATTGAGATCAAGAACGAGACCAAGGACTACGTGGTCTACTCGTATTCAGTGCTGCCAATTGGACCCATAGCCACGTATAAGGACTTTCATCTGGTCCTTGAAGACAGCTGCAACCTTGTCCTCCGCCGCACTGATTCTGGCAAGGTGTTGTGGCAGACCAACAAGTACAGTGACTGCCATGACTGCTTCGTCGAGCTTGATGGCAACGGCGAGCTGTTTGTCAAGCATAGACGCCGGGAGATACTGTGGAGATCCAATTCCAGGTCTACACCAGGCCTTTACGTGTTTGTGCTGCGTTATGATGCTCGTCTTGTCATCTATGGCTCTCAGATTTGGACTACCAAACCCTTCTGGTAA